A stretch of the Acidobacteriota bacterium genome encodes the following:
- a CDS encoding ribulose-phosphate 3-epimerase, producing MVEIAPSILSADFTRLGEQIAEVEKAGAAYIHVDVMDGHFVPNLTLGPFIVEWVRRATKLPIDAHLMIENPDNFIGAFAAAGVNMISVHPEATYHLNRTINYIRQAGCRAGVVLNPATPLAMIEEVLTDVDYVLVMSVNPGFGGQKFIPSALDKLRRLRTMIQTYGSQAKIEIDGGIGIENAAAVVAAGAEILVAGSAIFGKSDPAESLRQLLSAAASVARERALA from the coding sequence ATGGTCGAAATCGCACCTTCAATTTTATCGGCTGACTTCACCAGGCTGGGCGAACAAATCGCCGAGGTTGAAAAGGCTGGTGCGGCTTACATCCACGTGGATGTCATGGATGGGCATTTCGTGCCGAATTTGACCCTCGGACCTTTTATCGTCGAATGGGTGCGGCGAGCGACGAAATTGCCGATTGATGCGCACCTGATGATTGAAAATCCGGACAATTTCATTGGCGCGTTTGCGGCGGCGGGAGTCAATATGATTTCCGTGCATCCGGAAGCGACGTATCATTTGAACCGCACCATTAACTACATTCGCCAGGCGGGTTGCCGGGCGGGCGTGGTTTTGAATCCGGCGACGCCGCTGGCAATGATTGAAGAAGTTTTGACCGATGTGGATTATGTGCTGGTGATGTCGGTCAATCCGGGATTTGGCGGTCAAAAATTCATTCCCTCCGCGTTGGATAAGTTGCGTCGGTTGCGAACGATGATTCAAACTTACGGCTCACAAGCCAAAATTGAAATTGACGGAGGCATCGGAATTGAGAACGCGGCGGCAGTCGTTGCCGCCGGAGCGGAAATTCTGGTCGCCGGTTCGGCGATTTTTGGAAAATCCGATCCGGCGGAAAGTCTTAGACAATTGCTCAGCGCGGCTGCGTCTGTGGCCAGGGAACGCGCGTTGGCATAA
- a CDS encoding PASTA domain-containing protein, translating to MEVPDVTGKSESEAADALDDAGLRIKVTGHALSSKFEANLVSDQSPSSGTLVKTGQIVRVNISTGLATPTPTPPPTPKPTPKSSSSSSDPSPSATPAKKATPSPTPAGRR from the coding sequence GTGGAAGTACCGGATGTAACCGGCAAATCGGAATCGGAAGCCGCTGACGCTTTGGACGATGCCGGTTTAAGAATCAAAGTTACAGGCCACGCGCTGAGCAGCAAGTTTGAAGCGAATCTGGTCAGTGACCAATCCCCGAGTTCGGGTACATTGGTCAAAACCGGTCAAATTGTCCGCGTTAATATCAGTACAGGCTTGGCGACTCCGACACCGACTCCACCGCCAACGCCCAAGCCGACTCCCAAATCTTCGTCATCCTCTTCCGATCCATCACCGTCGGCGACGCCAGCTAAAAAAGCTACGCCATCGCCTACGCCTGCTGGCCGGAGATAA
- a CDS encoding transcription elongation factor GreA codes for MSEEKELSGKEKILAELKALEYEFTVELPKALRTAAALGDLSENSEYKYARERQDYVRARIRQLQEQIARLSSIDLSRLPTDRANYGSTLVLRDLDRDTEITYRLVTPEEADFEKGLISTSSPIGKSLLNKEEGDEVKVQTPAGTRVFEIIKLTTIHDE; via the coding sequence GTGAGTGAAGAAAAAGAACTAAGTGGAAAAGAAAAAATTTTGGCCGAACTGAAAGCGCTGGAATACGAGTTCACCGTTGAACTGCCCAAAGCGCTCAGAACGGCGGCTGCGCTGGGCGATCTTTCCGAAAATTCCGAATACAAATATGCCCGTGAACGACAGGATTATGTCCGCGCGCGCATACGCCAATTGCAAGAACAGATTGCCAGGTTATCCAGCATTGACCTGAGCCGGTTGCCGACCGATCGCGCCAATTATGGCTCGACGTTGGTGTTGCGCGATCTTGATCGTGATACGGAAATCACTTACCGGCTGGTGACGCCGGAAGAAGCGGATTTCGAAAAAGGCCTGATTTCGACGTCATCGCCCATTGGCAAAAGCCTGCTCAACAAAGAAGAAGGCGATGAAGTAAAAGTGCAGACTCCGGCGGGGACGCGCGTATTTGAAATCATCAAACTGACGACAATTCACGATGAATGA
- the mdh gene encoding malate dehydrogenase, with translation MGRKKITVVGAGNVGATTAHWLVSKELGDVVLVDIIEGMPQGKALDLAQAGPVEGYDSRLVGTNGYKETANSDVVVITSGIARKPGMSRDDLLNTNAGIVASVTEEIVKYSPNCIIIVVSNPLDAMTQVAWKKSGFPKNRVMGMAGILDSARMRCFLAEALNVSVENVTAFVLGGHGDTMVPLPRYSTCAGIPITELLPKETVDQIVTRTANGGAEIVSLLKTGSAYYAPSSAAVEMVEAILKDKKKILPCAVLLEGEYGINGLFVGVPIKIGAGGVEEIIQINLTTEERAALQKSAGAVQELVDKLNL, from the coding sequence ATGGGAAGAAAGAAAATTACAGTCGTCGGCGCGGGCAACGTTGGCGCAACGACGGCGCATTGGTTGGTTTCCAAAGAACTCGGCGATGTTGTTTTGGTGGACATCATCGAAGGCATGCCGCAAGGCAAGGCGCTCGATTTGGCGCAGGCCGGGCCGGTGGAAGGGTACGACAGCCGCCTGGTCGGCACGAATGGTTACAAAGAAACGGCGAATTCCGACGTCGTCGTTATCACTTCGGGCATCGCGCGTAAACCAGGGATGAGCCGCGACGATTTGCTCAACACCAACGCTGGCATCGTCGCCAGCGTGACCGAGGAAATCGTCAAGTATTCGCCGAATTGCATCATCATTGTGGTATCAAATCCGCTGGACGCGATGACGCAGGTCGCGTGGAAGAAATCCGGCTTCCCGAAAAACCGCGTCATGGGCATGGCGGGCATTCTGGATTCAGCGCGTATGCGCTGTTTCCTGGCGGAAGCCTTGAACGTGTCGGTCGAAAACGTGACGGCGTTTGTGCTGGGCGGCCACGGCGACACAATGGTTCCGCTGCCACGGTATTCGACCTGTGCGGGCATTCCGATCACGGAATTGTTGCCGAAAGAAACCGTTGACCAGATTGTTACGCGCACCGCAAACGGCGGAGCCGAAATCGTTAGCTTGCTGAAAACCGGATCGGCGTATTACGCGCCATCTTCAGCGGCGGTCGAAATGGTTGAAGCCATCCTCAAGGACAAAAAGAAAATCCTGCCTTGCGCCGTGTTGCTGGAAGGCGAATACGGCATCAACGGATTGTTCGTTGGCGTGCCGATCAAAATCGGCGCAGGCGGCGTCGAAGAAATCATTCAGATCAACCTGACCACCGAAGAACGCGCGGCGCTGCAAAAATCCGCCGGAGCCGTGCAGGAGTTGGTGGATAAACTGAATCTGTAA